Within the Medicago truncatula cultivar Jemalong A17 chromosome 4, MtrunA17r5.0-ANR, whole genome shotgun sequence genome, the region GGTTGGTCAATAGACcaataactaataaaaaaaaaatataaaagtactTTGTAAAGCCTAAATAGTGATTGCAtgagaaacaaaaatatacaattaGCAATACGAATTGATAACTAGGTCTGAGTGTGACATAAATGTGCATTATAGTAAATATGTATTAATGTTTCAGGCCCTGGTTGTTCTTCAATTGGCTATGGAGAAGCAGAGGAACTTGGACCCTTTTTCCCCCAAAATAGCAGCCAACCTAAGCTCAAGTTGAACCCATATTCTTGGAATAAAGGTGGGTCAATTTCAATAAATTGATAACTTTCACAATGCATTGCAAAAATGGTAGTTCAATTCATTGTAAATTTGAGATAAACTTTGTATATCTtgtacaattttaaaaataaactaaatcttttctacagctgcaaatcTTTTGTTTCTTGAATCCCCTGCTGGAGTGGGATTTTCTTACACCAACACCACCAGTGATATAAGTGAACTTGGTGACACCATTACAGGTAACAATAATTCTATATATCATCTAAGGAttgatacaatttttattaGTACTTTCActtaatgtgatttattgatgaaTACTTTGTTTCATTGACCAGCTAAGGATTCACACACATTCCTCATCAATTGGTTTAAAAGATTTCCTCAATTCAAATCACATGATTTCTACATTGCTGGTGAAAGCTATGCAGGTATATTTaacttgtaaaataattttaataaatactaAGTTCCTAACTTTAAATTAATTTGGGTTTGTATTGAAATTTCAGGACATTATGTTCCACAACTTTCTGAGCTCATTTTGGATAACAATCACAATTCTTCCGAGGAAGATTACATTAACTTCAAAGGGATCATggtaaaatcaaattaatcaataataataaaagtcataaaTTAAAGAAGTAATAAAccaatatattaatattaatttgacACAATGAAATGTTTGGTACAGATTGGAAATGCTTTATTGGATGATGAAACAGATCAAAAAGGTATGATAGAGTATGCATGGGACCATGCAGTAATATCTGATGGTTTATATCATAACATCACAACCATATGCAACTTCAGCCAtccaattcaaaatcaaacagaTGAATGCAATACAGAACTTAATAAATACTTCGATGTGTATAAGATTATAGACATGTATAGCTTGTACGCTCCCATGTGTTTCAGCAATATCAGCAACGTCAGAAGTCATTCTTTTTCCAAATTGGTACTGGTGAGTTTCATCAATTTAGAACTTAAAAACTAGTACACTACTGCAACTAACGTTACTTGCCTATTgaaattgtcaattttaataGGACGGGTGGCATAAAAATCTAGCAGGATATGATCCATGTGCATCAGATTATACTGCAGCATACCTAAATAGGCCAGAGGTTCAAAAGGCACTTCATGCTAATGTCACAAAAATTTCATATCCATGGAGTCACTGCAGGTATGTGATTCAATTTTTGTGAACATAttacatattagaaaatatacatatataatcaAATCTACCTTATAAAATCAACATTGATGTTAtcttaattatgtttttgttcttagtaataatataacattttgGAATGACGCACCTGTGTCCATGCTTCCTGTCCTCAACAAGCTTATTGCTGCTGGTATTCGTATATGGGTTTACAggtaaataattttattaatacttTGTAAAAATAGACTAATCTAGTagtatatttttcttataagtaACTTGTGGACATTTAGGACCATTCGCTTGCTTTTTTATAAGTTGGAAGTTAATTGAAAagtgatattatttatttcatttttatagtGGAGATACAGATGGAAGAATTCCAGTAACTGCAACAAGATACACATTAAGAAAATTGGGACTTCCTATAGTTCAAGATTGGACTCCCTGGTATACTAGTCGTCAGGTAAACCAAGTTGTGCTAAGttgatttatttatcaaaagttcatattattattcattttaattactttttaaaataaattttaattacagGTGGGAGGATGGAACATTGTATACGACGGGCTAACATTTGTGACCATAAGAGGTGCTGGTCATCAAGTTCCTACTTTTGCTCCCAAACAAGCTCTTCAGCTAGTTCGACATTTCTTAGTCAATAAGAAATTACCACAACATCCTATTTAATTACTTCTctcttaatttatcattttcatgttATTTGTTACACATTAAGATTGAATAGTTGTTTGATTCTTTTTGGGTTAAAATTAACCCACGATTGTTTGTTTCTACTATTCACTCAAACTCTCATTCAAGTGCGAATGGTTGtaccttttatatatatatatataaacacacacaACTTAAGTTTGAATccagttatttattttatcgttAAAATgaatgggaaaaaaaaatagtatttttacaTTAAAGCTTTCATGTAATcgaaaaaattatcaacattttgaaataacttttttctcattttcattgatACCTTTGAATATCTAATATCTAAGAACCATTTTTATAGCCATTAAatttaggtttaaatgtgttattgctccctgcactttcatcatattttagcattggtccctacactttgtaaaaatattggtattggtctctctattaactttctgttaaaaaaaaaaacacaaaaccaatgaagtggcacgtggcccaatcatttcacaccacgtggcaccaataccaatatttttacaaagtgcaaggaccaatactaatagttttgtgtttttctttaacagaaagttaatagagggaccaataccaatatttttacaagtgcaaggaccaattccaaacaaaaaaaagtgtagggaccaatgacaaaatctgatgaaagtgcaaggactaaagacatatttaaaccttaaatTTATCTTAATAGGATTTTCGATATACTCTGTACATGATATACTCTGTACTCTGAGACTACTTTAATTTCTTTCATGCCAAACATgtacaacatttttattttgacatatGCCTATTTGTTGATCACTTTGGAACGCCTCAATGATTAGAGGGTTCATGCGGTTCACATAAACTAACTTGATCTTGTATTAACAAGTGGGGTGTACCTTCTAATCGAGTAGGAGGTGTGGTCTTCACACTGATGAACAGATTCACTGCGACTAGTCATATGCTCCTTCTCCAAACAGGGGAGGGTATGCTTGTCCAAATAAGTAAGGTGCTGGTAGATCGATATCAATACAAGTAAAAGTGGGATGAGTAATATATGTGTGATCATACATGCAAGGAGACACTTTATTTATAGTGATGTATCTGATGATGTGCTCTGTGGTTGCGATCTTTCCTCTCTTAATTTGGTTCAGTTTATTATTGACATGTTCCAACTGCATGGAGTAATTGAATTTGAGATAGGAAGGAGCACATATTGGATTCAAATTAGATCCATGTAAGTAGGAACAAGTGAGTTAGAATATGGTAGTTTGTTGATTCGTGAGGTGATGGTGCATGAGGTGgatagcacttgggtgacataaaGTTGGATGACATTGACCAATCACAATATCACAAtgtttgtgaaagagagagaaacacaaacattATGATTCGCCAATGTCACCAAGTGCTACAAGGTGCTGTCTGAGGTAAGATTATGACATGTACCATGTTGTAAGATGAGGTGGTCGCCTCGGGTGAACTTGGATTTGGTCCCCTTATGAGGCTACATGGCATATTCTTAGTGAGTTTTCTTGTTGGGCGACCAAAAGGATATTCAGGTAGGGCCTCTTAAACTCGTACTGTTACACTATCCCCTAAGATCCTTAATTATTGTGATGGGTAATGAGTCTAAGAGTATGGaagtgaatttttttcaaaaaaatttctatgcaagtaaaataccaaaaaattTCTACCCACGTGAAATTTCTAAGACGAGACCTCAGTTATATGCATTATTCCCTTCCTCCAAGGCTTGTAACTCAAAAATGAGGTAGGAGTTTAAAGGGTTTCTAACGTGTTTACTCGAGGGTTATTTCACTTAGCTATCCGAGCTTTTGGACACATGTTTATGTCATGACATTTTACTAACTTAACGATGTGATTGTTGTACTGTTTGATTGAAATAAGTGTTTTATTATGGAATTTTATGTGTTATCTCTAtttaatatgtgtgatttatcGTAGCTaatacaatattttaaatttacaaTATTGATAAATACCAAATAGAGAAGCATgatttctttcaaaacaaaaatagagaaGCATGATGGAATGAGATGAGATGTTAAAGTTCTTGATTAATAAATCCTACATGTCTTATTAATAAcctaattttgtaaaaaaattaatttgcacACCGAAATCTAAATTAAATGATTTCGCATAAGTGTAGGAATTAATAGGAAAGCTTAAACCAAAAGTTGTTCACATATCAATAAGCAAGAGTAATTGGAATGAAATAATCAGTATTCCTTACTCTTAATTTTGGATCACAATAAGTAAGGTGCTAGTAGACAcatataaattattatcaaaCTTTGTATCGCAATCacaaaacttttaatttttagacAATATAACAAAACTCCTATCGTTTAGacttaattacaattttgaaCCCTCAATTATCACTTAATTTGTCCCAACACTTTAAAATCACTTAGTTTTGCCTAATCTATCACAATTTTGCACTTAAAATTAATGGTTTTACATATTATAAATGACGTGAAATATGACCGATGATATAGATCGTAGAGTAGGCATGACATCAAAATCCATACCTGTATATAGGTACTCACCCCGAACTCATACCCAAACTCGTCTCAAATATAGGAAATTGCTTTATGTTGATATgcaatgttattttatttgataattgTCACGTTATAAAAACTATCATTAATATTTAAAGGAGCAACTAAATCATTCGGTTtaacaaatgttaaaaatgagcgtattgttggataatgcattGCAACATTGCTCTTGAGGCtgcaaaaaaacttatattttttattaaaaaaaatactcaattCGAGGACGGGGTTACCCGAACCCGCCGAGGACGGGGACGAGATacaatttctcatccccatTAGGTATGAGTAGGGTAATAGTAAGTATACGATAATCAGGTATGAAGGCGGagaaggtaaaacccgtccgCACCCCGCTCCATTGCCATGCCTATTGTAGAGTGATCAACACTTGTAAAACTATTAGAAAACCtagttaattttttaagttaaaatacGACGAAGGACCAAGACAgtgattaaatatttatttttttttgacaaaaagtaattaaatatttttttatgggtcttgttaacgagtgccctaagggcactctttaaggattactaataaagaaattattttttaaaaaagtcaaaaacttcaatttccaatgtattaatttcataaactttgacaaaaatttactatttaaagttaTTAAATAACATCTTAAGgacatttgttaacattttcttttttttatttagacttaaatatgtaattcgtccctgtaatttgagcgtgttttgattttcgtccttgtaaaaaaaaaaattaaaaacattcgtgcaaaaaatttaaattacagggatacatattttttttttttggtacaacagGGATACATATTTAAGTCAAGCCATTTATTTACTTGGACAAACAGAAGGGGTATAAATGAATTTTCACATAATATAGCGAAGATAGTTAATATGGAGGGTGAGATCTCTAGTGTGGCTATATCGGAAACCAGAGTGAAATCGAATCGAGAGAGATGGGTGGAGGACATGGACATGGACATGGCGGAACAACCTACAAAGGCGTAACTATTCATCAACCTAAGCGTTGGCACACTGTCACCGGCAAAGGCTTGTGTGCTGTCATGTGGTTTGTTCATTTCTAtgttcctctttctctttccatttcttaccctaatttttttcaattttgttaattcaattttcgATTTTTAGCTTctgattttaaattaattgtttttctcaGGTTTTGGGTCATGTACAGGGCAAAACAAGATGCTCCTGTAGTATTGGTAACACTCTCAGCAATttgaaatgaatattttatgatTGCAAATAAttgtaacttttattttttattttttattgattgatttattCTCTTTTACATTTAGGGCTGGAGGCATCCTTGGGAGGGTCATGGTGATCATGGAGACGAGCATTAATTTTCTTAGGTATGATCATTGGTTGTTAAATTCTGAATTGGAATACCTTTTTTCCGAATTGTGAATTGAATgagtaaaaatgtcatttttaagtaaataaaCAAGTGACTAAATCAAATTATAAGCTGATATGTCAATTATATCAAATGATATGTGTTGGTTatacaatatttacaaaaaGTGGTTTCCTACACTAAGTTTAGGTGGTGATTCATTAGAATGGATTGATATTCAAGATGAAATTCATGTCCATATAGATAGATACACACTAGAGATTCATATTGATTGAGTTCGATTTATAATCAAATTGAGATACAAGTTACAGCATTGCATCTCATGTATTGTTTAGATACTGATAACTATGATTTATACACCCAATGTATCTTGGACTAGGAGGGTTTGACAGATGAAGCCTgtgaaatttcaaaatttggGTTATTTTAAATGACAGAGTTCCCAGGGGGTGGACACTGGATGGAATAGTGGGAGGGGACAAATAAGTGTAACTCTATGGTATTCAAATATTTGGTTTAATGAAACTATCAATTTTGTTTGTTCATGAGAGAGTAATTTGTGTATCATATATTGGCTTGTTTTAACGTGTTATCAAATGTGTATGtaattgtgtttgttttctGTTTAACAATGTAGTAAAAGTTGGTATGTACATGTGTGGTATTCATGATTTACTggtagagatttttttttctcaacaaaagTTAGAAAACGCCACCGTAAATCCACACCTAGGAGGCTAGGTCCACCCCTGAGAGTTCCACATGATGACCCCGGGTCTTCTTCTGTTGATCCTGATTTAACCCTTGCTAAGCATACTCAGTACTTTGAAAATTAGGTTTTGTTGACCTTTTCTTATGGGAGTATGTCTTGTAATTCTTTATTTAGTACTTACTCTGTTCCCAAGGACTAATACTATTATTTAAGTATGATTTATCACCAACAGGTCATACTAAACTTCTACAAAAACTGCTTTTTCATATCTGATAAGAAATAAGATCATTCACTTTCTTCAATTTTCATATGGTATACCTTTTAATGAAGCATGGACAATTAAGTTCTATGAACCCTCTTTATTCACATTTGAAAATAAGTGGCTGTTAATTCATTCATATTTAGTAAAGAACATATGCTATATATGCATACAACTTAGTCTTTGACAATATTTATAGAAGTGGAGTTGGGGCTGTAgacaaagaaataattaatgacaTTATTTATACAGAGCAGAATTTGCATAGTTATGATTAACATATGTATTGATTTCTTGGCAGGCTTCAGCTGCAAAATCTGGAACATCAGAACTTGAAGGATCTGTGTTCGTGAATGTGTTAATCAAATGTTTACTTttgtttcattcaataaattgaCTATAAAAGAAGAGatatttttttgcataattCTATGAACATAGCTATGTTTGAGCATCTTACTTGTTAACATGGATGAAGCTTTATAGTCGTTATTTAGATAATTTATTCATGTTTCTTGTGAGAATTTTATGTTAATATATCGAGTTTGTGTCAACTTTGACAAGGTTGTGTCTGTGAGTTAATAACAAAATGATGTTATAGTACATTTTGTGTAGAATTGTCAAGGTG harbors:
- the LOC11443645 gene encoding serine carboxypeptidase-like 34 isoform X1 → MGLGSIINLNVVILVLYVCWSKQALGVTEQEEDRVYGLPGQPPVNFKQYAGYINVNETHGRALFYWFFESVDQPQTKPLLLWLNGGPGCSSIGYGEAEELGPFFPQNSSQPKLKLNPYSWNKAANLLFLESPAGVGFSYTNTTSDISELGDTITAKDSHTFLINWFKRFPQFKSHDFYIAGESYAGHYVPQLSELILDNNHNSSEEDYINFKGIMIGNALLDDETDQKGMIEYAWDHAVISDGLYHNITTICNFSHPIQNQTDECNTELNKYFDVYKIIDMYSLYAPMCFSNISNVRSHSFSKLVLDGWHKNLAGYDPCASDYTAAYLNRPEVQKALHANVTKISYPWSHCSNNITFWNDAPVSMLPVLNKLIAAGIRIWVYSGDTDGRIPVTATRYTLRKLGLPIVQDWTPWYTSRQVGGWNIVYDGLTFVTIRGAGHQVPTFAPKQALQLVRHFLVNKKLPQHPI
- the LOC11443645 gene encoding serine carboxypeptidase-like 34 isoform X2, which codes for MGLGSIINLNVVILVLYVCWSKQALGVTEQEEDRVYGLPGQPPVNFKQYAGYINVNETHGRALFYWFFESVDQPQTKPLLLWLNGGPGCSSIGYGEAEELGPFFPQNSSQPKLKLNPYSWNKAANLLFLESPAGVGFSYTNTTSDISELGDTITAKDSHTFLINWFKRFPQFKSHDFYIAGESYAGHYVPQLSELILDNNHNSSEEDYINFKGIMIGNALLDDETDQKGMIEYAWDHAVISDGLYHNITTICNFSHPIQNQTDECNTELNKYFDVYKIIDMYSLYAPMCFSNISNVRSHSFSKLDGWHKNLAGYDPCASDYTAAYLNRPEVQKALHANVTKISYPWSHCSNNITFWNDAPVSMLPVLNKLIAAGIRIWVYSGDTDGRIPVTATRYTLRKLGLPIVQDWTPWYTSRQVGGWNIVYDGLTFVTIRGAGHQVPTFAPKQALQLVRHFLVNKKLPQHPI
- the LOC11441176 gene encoding NADH dehydrogenase [ubiquinone] 1 beta subcomplex subunit 2, whose translation is MGGGHGHGHGGTTYKGVTIHQPKRWHTVTGKGLCAVMWFWVMYRAKQDAPVVLGWRHPWEGHGDHGDEH